In the genome of Veillonellales bacterium, the window CCATAGAATAGATATCTGCCCAGCTGAAATTGGGACAACCAAGAGTAGAAAAAGCAAGTTTCATTGTAACCTCTCCTTGTAAACCTTTTTAAAACCGCTCATAATCGGTCTGTTTTTTGAGCTATACGCAGTAACAAAAAAAGCTTTCGTCTCTTAGCATTTCTGCTAAGAGACGAAAGTACTAGACTTCCGCGGTACCACTCTTGTTGATATACAACATATCCACTCGGCAGCATTATCAAAATGACGAATGCAATTCTCACGATAACGGCGAGAAAGCCGTTCACACTTACTCACTTCCGCTTTCAGTTGACTGCTCAAGGGTGAGTTTCTCCACTGCGCCGCGCGCTGTTTCTCAGCAATCAACAGTTCTCTGGAGCGTCATATCGCAGTGTTTTTTCCCTATCAATGCATTTCATTATTTTATTTACCTAAATTATAGTTCGAGATGAATTCACCGATTTCCTGGTTTTATTGGATTTTGAGTAAACTTTTCTTTGACTTTTTTCTGGCATTCCACTCCTATATCCTTTTTACTCTATATAGGGATAGAATAAAAAAGCTAAAGGTGCGGAACAGAATGCAAATCTTCCAATATAAAAAGCTTACCGGCAAGGCGCCTGTAAGCTACATAATTTTTACATTATGGTGCGGTAGAATGGATTTGAACCATCACGAGGTTGCCCTCACCAGCCCCTCAAGCTGGCGCGTCTGCCGTTCCGCCACTACCGCGAATCTTTATTTTATGGTGCGGCCGAGTGGATTTGAACCACCACGAGGTTGCCCCCACTAGCTCCTGAGGCTAGCGCGTCTGCCGTTCCGCCACGACCGCATTTACTGTTATGCCGCTCCAAGCGACATAGTTATATTACCATAACACCAAAACATCGTCAAGCAATTTTTAAAAATTATCTTCTTCAGTTTCAGAGATTAAAAATCAACTTCTAATTTGTATAAAAACCCCATTCCCAGGCATTCCACAAATTACCTGCCGGAGTAGGATTAGGTCGATAGTTAGCTACCGTTTTCTTCACTACATCAATATTAACTCGAAAGTAAAGAGGAACAACCGGACATTCCTGGATAATCAATTCCTGAATACGAAAATAAATTTGCTTACGAGCTTCTATATCCACTGTTGCAATGCCCTTTTCCGTTAGATTATCGACTTCAGAATTGTGCCAGCCGGGGAAATTATGACCGTCGTATCCATTGGATCGAGTTGGTATCCTTTTAGAATGCCATAAATCAATGTTGTCCGGATCCACGCCACCTACCCAGGCATACATTGCCATATCAAACCGGCGATTTTTTAAAATATCAGCAAAAAAAGCGGCTGTCTCTACCGGCCTGATTTCCACCCCAATTCCTGCTTCTTTAAGTTGCTGAGCAATCGTCTGGGCAACAAGCTCGCGGATTTTATTCCCGGCGGTAGTCGTAAGAGTAAAAGATAATTTTTTTCCATCCTTAGAAAAAATTCCATCCGCCCCCTGAGACCAGCCAGCCTCAGTTAAAAGTTCTTTAGCGGCATTTATATCTCGCGACGCCGGTTGCAGCGTGGGGTTATAAGCCCATGACAAAGGGGACTGATCCGCTGCTGCCGGACTTGCTGCGCTCTTTAATACACTGCTGATAATAGCCCGACGATCAAGTGCCAGAACAATGGCCTGACGCACCCGTACATCCTGGAAAATGGGGGTGTCCAGGTTGTAATCCAAATGCTCCCAAATCATATTGGGCGTAATCACTGTGTTCATTCCAGCAACGGTTTTCACCTGATCCAATTGAGCAAAGTGAATATTGGTTACAAGATCAACTTCTCCTGCTTTTAGTTGCGTCAATAAAACATTAGGATCCGGTATCACCTTGTAAATAATTCCATCCAATTTTGGTTTCCCGCGAAAATAAGCAGGATTTGCCTCCAGTACAACCGCCTCGGCAACACGCCATTCTTTAAATTTAAACGGTCCTGTTCCAACCGGTGCACGATTGAACGATGCTTTATTAATATCCTCCTCAGCTCCCAAAAGATGCTGCGGCAAAATTGTGGAAAACAAGGTTAGATAAGGCGCATAATATTCGCGAAAATGAATAACCACCGTATATGGATCGGGAGTGTCAATCGAAGCAATTTTGTCATAGCCCTCCCGCTGCACAATATTCACTTTCCGATTCATGATGATCTGCCAGGTGAATTTCACATCGGCCGCGGTAAATGGTGCTCCATCATGCCAGCTGACTCCCTGATGAAGTCGATAGGTTATTGTGCGCCCATCGGGACTGACCCCGCCGTTTTGCACGGTCGGGATGTCTAACGCTAAATCCGGTATCCATTCTCCCTTGTCATTAGTAATCACTAAACCGCTAAATATCAGGCTGCTGACCTCGGCCGTAGCTAGTACATCGGACAACAATGGATTCAATGTGTTTGGCTCCTGTAAGCTGCCGAAAGTTAACTGGCCGCCGGTTTTTATCTCTTTCGCCGGATTCTGCGGTAAAGCTTTTTGTCCACAGCCGGTCATGAGTACAATATTAACTAAGAGAATCGCAAGCATAAAAATAGTTCGGATACGCAATTTATCTCCTCCCAAATGCCATAAAAACTCGTAACAGATTCCACACTATTTTATATATAATTCTTTGTAATGCTGCCTACTGTTTAGCACCCTTATAACATATTCCCTGGTTTCCTGAAATGGTATTTGGTTTACATCAGAAAAAGACATCGTCCATCCATACTGGCGCATCCATTGTTTTACATTCCCCCGCCCGCCATTATAAGCTGCCAGCACCAAAATTTCGTTATTATTAAATTCTTTTTTCAATGATGCCAGATACCAGGTTCCCAGCCGGATACTCACTTCCGGATTTTCCAGATCCCTCGTAGAAAAATTAGGGTAATCCATTTGATCTGCAACCCATTGGGCAGTCTCCGGCATCAATTGCATCAATCCCATTGCCCCTTTGGGCGAGCGGGCCTGATTATTGAATTTACTTTCAGTTCGTATCACTGCTGCCACCAAAAAAGGATCGATATGATTTCTAGCAGCATAATGATAAACAAGACTCTGATAAGGAAATGGATAAGAATATTTTTTTTGGAACCAGTGACTGTTATAACCGAAGTAACCGAAAAATAAAGAAACTAGTAAGCCAAATACCAGGATTCTCATCCAGGTTAGCATATGCAAAACAGATCACTCCACAATACAAAATCAAAATCATTCAATTGTACACATCGCTGTTTTTTTCTCCAGCCGCTGCCAATTTTCCCATACCTGCCGGCGAGTAGCAGCCAAATCACCGTTATTATCAATTATAACATTGGCAAGCCGGACCTTTTCCGTTAGTTGCATTTGAGAATGGATCCTTGCCAATGCCTGCTCAGCAGAAAGGCAGTTTCGCTTTATCAACCGCTGTAGCTGCACTGAATCATCCACGTAAACGACCCATACTTCATCAGTCAGCTTTTGCCAGCCAACTTCAAATAAAAGCGGCACATCCAAAACTACAATTTGTTTTCCCTGTTGGCTTGCAGTTTTGATTTCTGCCAAAACCCTTGCTTTAATATTCGGATGTACAATATCTTCCAGATGCTGTCGCGCAGTTTTATCATTAAATACGATATCTCCTAATTTTTCCCGGTCAATACTGCCGTCCGGCAGTAGGATGGATGGCCCAAATCGGGCCATAATTTCTAGCCATGCCGGCTGTTTTGGTAAAACCACAGCACGAGCAAGCTCATCTGCATCAACAATATATGCGCCAAACTCTCGCAGCATGCCGCTGACAGCGCTTTTACCGCTGGCAATACCACCGGTCAGACCAACAATATACATAAGTAAACTCCAACCTTCTATTAAGAAAGTAAGTCATTGCCGACAAAATACTATCTTTGACAAGTGGGACAAAAATGAGTTCCCCGTCCGCCCACTATAGACTTAACGATAGGCGTACCACAAATCCGGCATGGCTCATCTTTACGGCCATATACTCGGAGATGATATTGATGCTTACCACTGCGTCCGGCTCCATCCCGGTAGTCGCGAAAAGTAGTACCGCCATCCTCAATACCGGCTGTAATGACCTTATTGATCGCTTGAAATAATTTGTCTGTTTCCAGCTCGGTCAGGCTACCCCCATCTCGTTCCGGGTGAATCCCTGCAATCGCCAAACTTTCATCCGCATAAATATTCCCCAAACCACCAATAATCTTTTGATTAAGCAGCAATGATTTGATTTTCCCTTTTCTATCTCTTAAAACATCGCGTAAATAAAATACAGTAAAATCCGCTGATAAAGGTTCTGGTCCCATTGTCGCTAACCCGGAAATACGCCATAATTCTTCTGTCGGCATCGCATATATTGTACCCAAAGTTCGAATATCGGCATAAACCAGTTGATCACCGGTATCCATTGTAAATACGATTCGTACATACTTTTCCTGTTCTTCCCCCTGGCGAATGTAGTACAGTCTACCGGTCATCCGCAAATGTACTACCATCACCAGCCCATCAGTCAGATAAAATAAAAGATATTTACCGCTCCGGCTCAGCCTCTTAATCGTCTTATCCGTAATAATGGCCTGAAACCGAGCGGCATCCGGCCATTTAATTAAACGGGGTAAAAGCATTTCCACTCGGATGATTTTACGCGCTGTTACCTTATCAACAAGGGTACGTCTAATTGTTTCAACTTCCGGCATTTCCGGCATTTCGATCCCCCATTTATTTTGCTTCAGCCCAACTTTTTCCCCATTTGACATCAACTGTCAAGGGAACAGCCAGCTGTACTGCCTGTTCCATAGCCTCTTTAACAATTGCGGCCACTTGATCAACTTCTTCTTGAGCAACCTCTAAAACTAGTTCATCATGAACCTGCAGCAGTATGCGGCTGCGCAAATTTTTTTGATTTAACGCCCGATATACTTCAATCATCGCTTTCTTGATCACATCGGCGGCTGTCCCTTGAATAGGTGTATTCATTGCTGTACGCTCGGCAAAGGATCTCTGGTTAAAGTTACTGCTCCTAATATCCGGCAGATACCGTCGCCGGCCAAACAAAGTGGTCACATACCCTAACTGATGGGCCTCTGTTACCACCCGATTCATAAATTCTTTTACACCAGGATATCGGGTGAAATATTTGTCAATATACTTCCCGGCTTCCTTCCGGGTAACACCAATATTCCGTGATAAGCCGTAATCGCTTATGCCGTAAACAATACCGAAATTAACGGCCTTGGCACGTGAACGCATCTCAGCCGTAACCTGATCCATATCCACGCCAAAGACCTCTGCCGCAGTGCGAGCATGGATATCCTTCTCTTGTATAAAGGCCTCGATTAAATTAGCATCGGAGGAAATGTGGGCCATTATTCTCAGCTCTATTTGGGAGTAATCAGCAGACATTATATATTCATAGCCTTCCCCCGGCACAAACAGTTCTCTGATCTTTCGCCCGATCTCTGTACGAATGGGGATATTCTGTAAATTAGGCTCGGAACTACTAAGCCGCCCCGTCGCTGTAACCATTTGATTAAAGTTCGTATGGACTCGTCCGCTGCTGGAGCTGATTAATTGCTGCAAGCCATCAAGATAGGTGGATTTCAGCTTGGTCAATACACGATATTCCAGCAGTTTGTCCACTATTGGATGAATACCAATTAACTTTTCCAACACTTCGGCATCAGTAGAATAGCCGGTTTTGGTTTTTTTAATCACCGGCAAACTTAATTTTTCGAACAAAACGTTACCTAATTGCTTAGTTGAATTCACATTAAAAGTTTCTCCGGCCAACAGCTGAATTTCGCTTAACAGCTGTTCAATTTGAGCAGCAATGGTCACCGACATCTCCTGAAGATAACCTTTATCAACCTTGATTCCGCAACCTTCCATAGCTGCCAAAACCTCAATGAGCGGCAGTTCAATTTCATAAAATAAAGATTCCAAACCATTTTCCTGCAGACGCTGTTTCAATACCGGATACAACACATGAACTACACTGCAGGACCAGGCGGCATAATCAGGTGCCGGAATTTCTTCTTCTCTCTGCAAGTTGCTGTGTTTACCTATATATTGTTCTTGCAATGATACCAGCGGATAACCAGCTGCTGTTGGATCTAATAAATAGGCCGCAAGCATGGTATCAAAAATGACTCCACTTAAAATAATTCCCTCAAAGGCACAGGCATTATACAAAATTTTGGCATCGTGGGTTACTTTCTGTACCGAACCATCTGCCATTAGCGCCATAACCTTGCCCCATCCCGGGCTTTTGGGAGAAATATATACCGTAGTATCAGCCCTGCCGACAATTGCCAATCCCTTCATTTGCACACGAGGCACTTGCCCTGTAATTAAAGGAAAAATTACCATAAATGACTGGATATGGATATACTGGCATAATTCTTCCAATTCCGTATCATTAGCAAGCCAAACCGCTTTCGGTAAATTTTCTTTCATTTCCGTTTTGGGGAGAACACTTTCTGGAAAAATAACATCCATTCTGGTTAATAAGCTTTTAAATTCAAACTTGGAAAATAGTTTCCGGATTTTATCAACGTCTGGCTGTAGCGTAAACAATTCCGGTGAAAATCTAAGCGGCATATCACACACGATAGTTGCCAATTGTTTAGACAAAATAGCCAGCTCAGCGTTATCCCTCAACCTTTCCTGCAGCTTTTTACCGGAAACTTTATCAATATTGGTAACTAGTTGTTCCACCGTTCCAAACTCAGTAAGAAGCTTCACGGCCGTCTTCTCTCCAACTCCCGGAACACCGGGAATATTATCTGAGCTATCACCCATTAATCCTTTTAAATCGATAAGTTGAGTCGTCTTTACTCCATACTTGGCCTCAAATGCTTTGGCATCGAATATTGCCAAATCCGATATACCTTTTTTCGTCAGCATAACCCTCGTTCGCGGTCCAATCAATTGGAGAGCATCCCGATCACCAGTCACAATAATAACTTCAAATCCGGCTTCTGCCCCTTTCGTCGCCAAGGTGCCTATAATATCATCGGCTTCGTAGCCCGCTTCTTCTAAGGTAGTAATGCCAAATCCAGTTAAAAGTTCCTTTACCAAAGGGAACTGCTCAGACAGTTCTATTGGTGTTGCTTTCCGCTGGGCCTTATATTGTGAATATTGCTCATTACGGAAGGTGATCCGCCCTTTGTCAAAAGCAACTGCAGCAGCATCCGGCTTAATTTCATCCAGCAATTTTACCAGCATCATCGCAAAGCCGTATACCGCATTCGTATACTGCCCATTGGCTGCAGTCAGCAGCGGCAATGCATAAAACGCCCGGTACACCAGGCTGCTGCCATCAATAATTAGAAATTTAGGGGACATAAGCCCACCACCCCAGATAACATATTTCTGTATAACCATTTTAATATTGGCTAATATTCCAAGAATTCCTCTATAGTTTTTAAATATCTGTCGCTCTTTATGTAATTCGCTGTTATTTTCCAATCTATATTGTTGTAAAATCAGTTCAATACCACTTCCAGAATATTTTCAGCCGGTTTCCAGATTTCCTGACATCCGAATAGCTTCTGCAGATTATCCATCGTCACATATACAATATCTCCTTTTACCAGCCCCGGAACAGCACATTTAGGGCCGCGCACCAAATGGTCTTGCTCATCCCAAAGAATATTTGTTTTCAACCCGCTTGCCACCGGCCAAACCGGTACATATAACGTATTATTCGTCAATACTCCTCTTTCATTTTTCTGCTGATCATTAATCTTTAAACTAAAGTATTGGGCAAATGTGACTTGTTTATCACTTCCCTGTTCGATTAACTGTTGTACAAAATTCTCACTGATCCAACCGTTCAAACCAAACTGGGCTAACTTATTGTATACATCGGCCACCGTAATCTGCTGATAGCCATAAATATCCGGATAAACTGCCAGAGAAACCTCTCCTTTGCCGTTGACCCTGATTTTAATACGTTCATAAGTGACCTGTACCGGTGTACCGCAGCCAATAATTTCAAACAATTCTTCGGCATCCGCTTCATTCATACGGACACAGCCATTTGATACTGCCAAGCCAATAGTCCATGCTGCGTTCGTTCCATGAATACCATACAAAGGCAAAAATCCCATCCACCGATATCCCAGGGGATTGTCCGGCCCGGATTCTACAACGTAACCTCGTCCAGGAGGAATCCAAACCGGATTCACCTCCATATTAGTAATCGAATAGCTGCCTAAGGGCGTTTGGGTCGATGGTTTGCCAATTGCAATGGGGTATTCCTTAACCAAGGTAGTCCCTGAATACAATTCCAATGTCCGGCTGGGCAGATTAATAACAATTCCCGGTGATTCTATAACAGCCATCCGGGCATTGACCGGAGCCAAGGACAGAAATAAAAATAAAGCAGCGTAAACTGCCTTTTTAAAAATAGACACAAGCATCCCTTCCTCGCAAAAAATTAGACACATTACACATATATGAAGAACGGCTCAGGGTTATGCTATGTCTGTACTCTTATTTATATTATTGTAAATTAAGAATTTGCTGATGGAGTACCGATATTTGATTCAGTCGATCATCGACGATTGGCAGATAGACATGAACTTTTGTTCCGCCCTTATCGCCAGCACTAATATTAATAAAACCACCATGTTCAGCGACAATTCGATGGGCGATCGGTAATCCGAGTCCAAAACGATCCAGCTTAGTTGTATAAAAAGGCTCAAAAACTCTAGGCAAAATTTCTTGCGAAACCCCGGAACCGGTGTCGGAAATAGATATTACCAGCATATTGAGGTCAGCGTTTAACCATGATTTAAGCGTTAAAATCCCTTCGTCTGCCATAGCCTCCATGGCATTTTGAATAATATTTACCAGAGCCTGCTCCAGTAAATTTCCATCGGCTGTTATTGTCGGTAATGACGGATCCAGCTGCTTATGAATCGCAATTTTTTCACCGCCAAATTGCTTGAAATTAAGCAATAATGCCTTTTCTATGCGAAGATTCATATTCACTTCAGGAATTTTTTCAACCGTTGGTTTGGCAAACAGCACCAATTCTTTTACTACGTCATTAATATAAGAAACCTCACCCAGTAGCATCTCCAATATATCCCGTCGCACCGTATATTGATCGTCTTTCAACCGTGTGAGCATCACCTGTAAATAGCCACTGATAGTAGTCAATGGCGTCCGGACATGATGGGCCACCCCGGCAGCCAATTCACCCAAGGACATTAACATTTGAGTTGTTTGAATCTGTTTAATGGCAGCACGAACGGCAGATACATCCTGTATAATCACAATCATGCCGCTAACCCGTCCCGTTGAATCTAATAACTTTAATGTATCTACGTGCAAATACAATACTTGCTCTTTTATGGTCAATTTTAAACTTGTAGTTTTTATATCATCATGCTCAGGAAAAGAAAATATCTTTAAAAAGCTGGCCCCATAGTCTCGAAAGACGTCTTCAACCCGTTTTCCCATTACGTTGGCGCGTTCAATCCCACAAACCCGTTCCGCTTCCCGATTCAAACTTTTTATACGCAAAAAACTGTCCAGACACATAATGCCGTTGGTCGTTGTTTCAAAAAACTCTTTATATTCATCATCACGGGACAGATAAATTACTTTGTCATGGAGTGACTCGGCAAAATGCATACTTTCCATCTCCTTTTCTCCTAATATGTAAGGTGATACATAACATTCTTGTAAATATTTGTATTTCCTGCTAAAAATGCCGAATTACTTTTCGTAAAAATGTGACACTTTCTTCTAATTTGAAATTTCAACTGTCGAATTATATGACAGAATGCTAGGAGACTTTGAGTTTCCTGATTTCATCTACCACTCATTTTCGACAATAACCTTACGATTTCAGGTAGCTCACTTTTACCAATAGATATCAGCCGGCAATTATTTACATATTTTATTTATATTTACATATATTTACAATATATAAGCGTTAAATTTTTTTATGTCTCTATCATTGACAATAATCCTTGTCAATGATAAAATACTATTTGTCCGCACGATACGCAACATAAAATGCCGAAGTGGCGGAATTGGCAGACGCACTTGACTCAAAATCAAGCGTAGTTACCCTACGTGCCGGTTCGAGTCCGGCCTTCGGCACCACGTAAATCAAAGCTTTCAAGGTTTTCACCTGAGGGCTTATTTTTTTATCTGTACAGCAACTCAAGAACTCGATTATGGTTCGGTCCTTTCTGAAAAAGCTTCCAGTACTAAAAAAAACCACATCCATGGATGTGGTTTTTTTTAGTATTCATTTATTCGCTTCCTGATTGAAATAAAATGCTTGAACTTGTTTCACATTTTTGTCAAGCTGATTGGATACGTGAGGAATGGAATACCCAATAAATAGTGGCGACGTAACAAACCGGGGCATAATTTTCGCAATAATCTGCTCTTTCACTTGGTAAAAAAAGATATTATAACTGTTGCATTTCTTATGAAAGTGATTTAATAAGTAATGAGCAATAATCTGAATATAGTCAGCCATTTGATCAATGTAAGCCAAATCATCTAAAATTACATTAAACTCAGTGAACCCCACTTTAGGCTTTGTAGTCAGATTCAGTTCCACGCCTGACCGCCTGTCAACTACTATCCCCTGAAAGGATTCTTCCGGTACCCGTTCCTGGCAATCAATATACTGTAACCCTACGATCTGCATGTGTGGGTGTCGAATCGTTCCGCCGGAAAAAGGCCCATGGTTTTTAAAAAAAATAACGGAGGTATAGTTCTTACTTTGTATCATTTCCAGCCACTTTTCCACTCCAAACCGAATAACTGCGTGCAACTGTTCCTTAGAGTACCGGGATAGTTCGGAACAGCAATCCTTCGTCTCGATAATTACGGTCTGAAAAGCATCCTGCAGTACAGGGTACTTATTTTTGATCCATAAAATATCGCCTCGCTGTTCAAGAATACCTTCCAGTTTGCTACGATCACAAAAAGGACACTTTGCTTCCGTATGAATAATATTTTCCGGTTTTAGACTGCCAATATCCGAATTAAAACAAAGATGACTGCCAAGACTGCGCATAAATTGACTCCTTTGAGATAGTTTTTTCTATCTCTTTAAAATATTCAACTTTCGACGTGCAGATACCTGCTAATCGTACTCATTTTATCTGTCCGTGTACCGCCAGCCAAATACAAGGCGGATTATTGGATGTCCACTCTACCCGATGCCGCTGATGTGCCGGAATCAATACCCAATCGCCTGGACCTATGTCGCGCACATGACCGTCTTCCCAACTCATCCGTGCCTGCCCTTGAAGCAAGGCGACCCATTCATCCCTCTCTTGGTCATACCAAAAACCGGGTGGGGATGATTGACCAGTAGAAACTATGCGTTCAATTAAAATTCCTTTATCCGGAAGAATAGGTTCGACAACCTCCCGTTCCGGCAAATCTGGCGACAACTCAAAAAGATTCACGGCTGATTCCCTTCTTCTCATGACTATCTTAGTGATACTATTTTCATAGCAACACAAACCTATTCCGCTATTGCTGTCAATTTATTATAATTTTTCTTTTTGTTCTATATTTCCTGCTTGTTATATTCCCCTTTTATGAAAATTAAGCAGGAAAACGCAATTCAATGACCAATTCATACTTAAATACAATTATGAGGAATACTGAATATGCAATATATTACTCTTTTCGAACATCTTTTGGAATACAGCGTCACCTATCAAAAAAGGCGAAAAACGCTCCGTATCAAACTATTGGATAAAAACAAATTAGAAATAACGGCTCCCTTTAACTATTCTAAGGCCGATATTCGAGAAATTATTCAGAGTAAGCAAAAATGGATTCTGACTCAAGTAGAAAAATTGACCGCTATTGAAAATAATCCGGTCAATAAATCAGTAAACCACGGATCTTCTATTTTATTTTTAGGCAAACCTTATACCCTTTCTATCTCTTACTATCAAAGTCAGAAACCAAGGGTAATAGAACAAGAAAATAACATTTTTTTACAGTTGCCTTCTGCAACAGCAGGAATTGGAACAATGAATCCCGAATTTGTATTAAAGCAATGGTATGTAGAATCCGCCGGAAAAATATTGGCTGACAAAACAGCAGCCTGGGCAGCTAAAATCGGCGTTTCGCCACAGCGCATCTGCATTAAAGAGCAGAGAACCCGCTGGGGCAGCTGTTCCACCAGGGGCAACATCAACTACAATTGGCGAATTATTATGGCCCCACCGCCGGTAATTGATTATCTGGTGATCCATGAACTTTGTCACTTACTGGTACTCAATCATTCAAGCCAGTTTTGGCAGCAGGTAGCAAATTACTTACCTGAATTCAAACAACATCGGGATTGGTTGCGAATCAACGGCCGGCTGCTAACCGGAATTCTATGACGACTGGAGGAAAATAATGAGTGTTTTATTTGAACCAATTTCCATCGGATCAATGGTAGTGAAAAATCGTTTTGTCCGCTCAGCAACTCAGGACACTCTTGGCAACGAAGATGGCAGCATTTCCGAAAAGGAGATATTACTCTATCGCCGCTTGGCAGAAAATGACGTCGGCTTAATCATCACGGCCCATTCTTATGTTCAACATCCCCTAGGCCGGGGAAGCATCCGCCAAAATGGCATCTTCAACGACTCCTTAATCGAAGGCTATCAACGACTTGCCGCCGCCGTACACCCCTACGGCAGCAAATTAGTCCTGCAGATTTCTCATGCCGGACGCCAAACTGCCGTTGACTTACCTGCCGGGGAGCAAGCTATAGCACCGTCGGCGGTAACAGACAACAGTACCGGTATAACTCCACGGGCGATGACAAGCGACGAAATCAGCCAGCTGATTCATGCTTTTGTCGAGGCTATGGTACGGGCAAAACGCTCCGGCTGTGATGGTGTACAGCTCCATATTGCCCATGGTTATTGTCTTTCCCAGTTCTTATCCCCCTACACGAACCGGCGAACCGATGAATGGGGCGGCTGCATCAAAAATAGAACCCGAATTTTAAAAGAAATCATTCTACAAGGCAAACAGCTTATCGGTGACGATTATCCCGTTCTGGTCAAACTTAACTCCACCGACGGCTACAGCGGAGCCGGGTATCTTTGCCTGCAGGATGTGCTATATACAGCCAGACTTTTAGAAAGCTTGGGAGTATCCGCTATTGAAGTGAGCGGCGGTATTCGCGAGTCAAAAAAAGTAATGTCCCAGCCAAATATCCGTCAGCCGGAACAGGAAGCCTACTTCGCTCCGGCGGCAAAAAAAATAAAAGCCGTAGTAAACATCCCGGTTATCTTGGTAGGCGGTATCCGTTCCCTGTCTGTCATGGAAGATTTAATCACAAGGCAGACTACCGACTTAATCTCTTTAAGCCGGCCTTTTGTCAAAGAACCTGATTTGGTAAACCGGTTGCGCCATAGCCAGACCAAAGCTGCCTGTGTATCCTGCAATGCCTGTTTTAGCCCAAACGGACTACAATGCTATTATACCGGAGGAATAAATAAATGAGATGGAGTAAAATTGCAACACTGTTGTTAGTATTGCTACTGTTAAGTTCTGTAGCCCAAGCCAAAGATATCCCCGCCGTCAGTACGGTGACTGTGCAAGGTACTGGTGAAATGGATGTTATCCCGGATCAGGCAATGATTAAAATCGGCATCGTCTCGAATGCGGATACTGCTGAAGCAGCGCAAACTGATAATGCCCGGTTGACTACTGCTGTCCTGCAAAAACTGCAATCAATAGACAGCGTGAATCAAGCTAAACTACGTACAGCCTCATATGGTTTTTCCCCTGTGTATGGCACAGACCAGGACAAAAGCAAACCGCCGCTTATTATCGGCTACCGT includes:
- the polA gene encoding DNA polymerase I, which encodes MSPKFLIIDGSSLVYRAFYALPLLTAANGQYTNAVYGFAMMLVKLLDEIKPDAAAVAFDKGRITFRNEQYSQYKAQRKATPIELSEQFPLVKELLTGFGITTLEEAGYEADDIIGTLATKGAEAGFEVIIVTGDRDALQLIGPRTRVMLTKKGISDLAIFDAKAFEAKYGVKTTQLIDLKGLMGDSSDNIPGVPGVGEKTAVKLLTEFGTVEQLVTNIDKVSGKKLQERLRDNAELAILSKQLATIVCDMPLRFSPELFTLQPDVDKIRKLFSKFEFKSLLTRMDVIFPESVLPKTEMKENLPKAVWLANDTELEELCQYIHIQSFMVIFPLITGQVPRVQMKGLAIVGRADTTVYISPKSPGWGKVMALMADGSVQKVTHDAKILYNACAFEGIILSGVIFDTMLAAYLLDPTAAGYPLVSLQEQYIGKHSNLQREEEIPAPDYAAWSCSVVHVLYPVLKQRLQENGLESLFYEIELPLIEVLAAMEGCGIKVDKGYLQEMSVTIAAQIEQLLSEIQLLAGETFNVNSTKQLGNVLFEKLSLPVIKKTKTGYSTDAEVLEKLIGIHPIVDKLLEYRVLTKLKSTYLDGLQQLISSSSGRVHTNFNQMVTATGRLSSSEPNLQNIPIRTEIGRKIRELFVPGEGYEYIMSADYSQIELRIMAHISSDANLIEAFIQEKDIHARTAAEVFGVDMDQVTAEMRSRAKAVNFGIVYGISDYGLSRNIGVTRKEAGKYIDKYFTRYPGVKEFMNRVVTEAHQLGYVTTLFGRRRYLPDIRSSNFNQRSFAERTAMNTPIQGTAADVIKKAMIEVYRALNQKNLRSRILLQVHDELVLEVAQEEVDQVAAIVKEAMEQAVQLAVPLTVDVKWGKSWAEAK
- a CDS encoding L,D-transpeptidase gives rise to the protein MSIFKKAVYAALFLFLSLAPVNARMAVIESPGIVINLPSRTLELYSGTTLVKEYPIAIGKPSTQTPLGSYSITNMEVNPVWIPPGRGYVVESGPDNPLGYRWMGFLPLYGIHGTNAAWTIGLAVSNGCVRMNEADAEELFEIIGCGTPVQVTYERIKIRVNGKGEVSLAVYPDIYGYQQITVADVYNKLAQFGLNGWISENFVQQLIEQGSDKQVTFAQYFSLKINDQQKNERGVLTNNTLYVPVWPVASGLKTNILWDEQDHLVRGPKCAVPGLVKGDIVYVTMDNLQKLFGCQEIWKPAENILEVVLN
- a CDS encoding ATP-binding protein; this encodes MESMHFAESLHDKVIYLSRDDEYKEFFETTTNGIMCLDSFLRIKSLNREAERVCGIERANVMGKRVEDVFRDYGASFLKIFSFPEHDDIKTTSLKLTIKEQVLYLHVDTLKLLDSTGRVSGMIVIIQDVSAVRAAIKQIQTTQMLMSLGELAAGVAHHVRTPLTTISGYLQVMLTRLKDDQYTVRRDILEMLLGEVSYINDVVKELVLFAKPTVEKIPEVNMNLRIEKALLLNFKQFGGEKIAIHKQLDPSLPTITADGNLLEQALVNIIQNAMEAMADEGILTLKSWLNADLNMLVISISDTGSGVSQEILPRVFEPFYTTKLDRFGLGLPIAHRIVAEHGGFINISAGDKGGTKVHVYLPIVDDRLNQISVLHQQILNLQ
- a CDS encoding DUF4931 domain-containing protein, whose product is MRSLGSHLCFNSDIGSLKPENIIHTEAKCPFCDRSKLEGILEQRGDILWIKNKYPVLQDAFQTVIIETKDCCSELSRYSKEQLHAVIRFGVEKWLEMIQSKNYTSVIFFKNHGPFSGGTIRHPHMQIVGLQYIDCQERVPEESFQGIVVDRRSGVELNLTTKPKVGFTEFNVILDDLAYIDQMADYIQIIAHYLLNHFHKKCNSYNIFFYQVKEQIIAKIMPRFVTSPLFIGYSIPHVSNQLDKNVKQVQAFYFNQEANK
- a CDS encoding cupin domain-containing protein, producing MNLFELSPDLPEREVVEPILPDKGILIERIVSTGQSSPPGFWYDQERDEWVALLQGQARMSWEDGHVRDIGPGDWVLIPAHQRHRVEWTSNNPPCIWLAVHGQIK